A part of Variovorax sp. HW608 genomic DNA contains:
- a CDS encoding PaaI family thioesterase — protein MSTQAIQDFYPPAFAHCYGCGPSNQHGHHLKSHLVGNETVARFTPDARYSGGVPDHVYGGLIASLLDCHGAASAAAYAYQKEGREIGDGAEPIRFVTASLKVDFKRPTPLGVELLVRGRLRSLEGRKAWIDLVLTAGEFTCATGEMLAIRLPERPGA, from the coding sequence ATGTCTACACAGGCAATACAGGACTTCTACCCGCCAGCGTTTGCTCATTGCTACGGCTGCGGCCCGAGCAATCAGCATGGCCATCATCTGAAGAGCCATCTCGTTGGCAATGAGACGGTTGCGAGATTCACGCCCGATGCCAGGTACAGCGGTGGAGTCCCGGACCACGTCTACGGGGGGTTGATCGCGTCGCTTCTCGACTGCCACGGGGCTGCTTCCGCCGCTGCGTATGCATACCAGAAGGAAGGACGGGAAATCGGCGATGGTGCGGAGCCGATCCGCTTCGTGACGGCGTCGCTGAAGGTCGACTTCAAGCGACCCACCCCGCTCGGCGTCGAACTTCTCGTGAGGGGAAGGCTTCGCTCGCTGGAGGGAAGAAAGGCATGGATCGATCTGGTGCTCACGGCCGGCGAATTCACATGTGCAACAGGGGAAATGCTGGCCATTCGGCTGCCTGAGCGCCCCGGCGCTTGA
- a CDS encoding LysR family transcriptional regulator, whose protein sequence is MATPTLRQLELLLALVSSDGIAGAGAKLGMSPSATSHALRALETALGTELVDRNAPGVALTYTGEHVLPHVRDVFASLQLVQATALAGAELKTGLLRLGSFGASATIRVLPPLLERFRARYPGVEVMVTEKPDEQTSRDLIERRLELAAVTLPKADFDSQTLAIDELVAVLPSGHPLAKLDTVPLNEMTADPFILTRAGSQALVTKLFSRHGLRPRVNYELLQLMSILELVASGKGISVLAKLALPDQYEGTVFRPLAPGTSRRIGLVCLNESRLSPVAHAFWQETRKYHASLKSASR, encoded by the coding sequence ATGGCCACACCCACTCTCCGGCAGCTCGAACTTCTACTGGCACTCGTCTCTTCCGACGGCATTGCGGGCGCTGGCGCGAAGCTCGGCATGTCGCCCTCCGCGACCAGTCACGCGCTGCGCGCGTTGGAGACCGCACTCGGAACGGAGTTGGTCGATCGGAACGCGCCAGGGGTCGCTCTTACCTACACGGGGGAACATGTTCTTCCGCACGTGCGAGATGTCTTCGCGTCTCTTCAGCTGGTACAGGCCACGGCGCTGGCCGGGGCAGAACTCAAGACCGGGTTGCTACGCCTGGGATCGTTCGGTGCAAGCGCCACGATCAGGGTCCTTCCTCCGCTGCTGGAGCGGTTCAGGGCACGCTATCCGGGTGTTGAGGTGATGGTCACTGAAAAACCGGATGAGCAAACGTCACGAGATCTGATCGAGCGCCGCCTGGAACTCGCAGCCGTGACGCTCCCAAAGGCGGACTTCGATTCGCAGACCCTCGCCATTGACGAACTCGTGGCTGTTTTGCCGTCCGGCCATCCACTGGCCAAACTGGATACGGTTCCACTCAACGAGATGACAGCCGATCCATTCATCCTGACCCGAGCAGGGTCGCAAGCCCTGGTTACCAAACTGTTCTCCAGGCACGGACTGCGCCCGCGAGTCAACTACGAACTGCTTCAGCTGATGTCGATACTGGAACTGGTCGCGAGTGGAAAAGGCATTTCCGTCCTCGCAAAGCTGGCGCTCCCAGATCAATACGAAGGTACCGTCTTTCGCCCTCTTGCCCCTGGCACTTCAAGACGCATTGGGCTGGTGTGCTTGAATGAGAGTCGCCTTTCGCCCGTCGCCCATGCTTTCTGGCAGGAGACGCGCAAATACCACGCCAGCCTCAAATCTGCATCTCGCTAG
- a CDS encoding cysteine dioxygenase, whose translation MQVPSPRFDHFVRDFTRLVDESSGDETQVLSKGRQLLAELIGRDDWLPDRYAQPDPQYYQQYLLHADPDDRFSVVSFVWGPGQKTPIHNHTVWALIGMLRGGERAESFEVGLPGQPMQSLGTQDLNPGTVESLSPRVGDTHRVSNKFEDRVSISVHVYGGNIGRISRHVFDPKTSMRKPFVSGYSNEAETSL comes from the coding sequence ATGCAGGTTCCATCCCCCCGTTTTGATCACTTCGTGCGTGACTTCACGCGGCTTGTCGACGAATCCTCCGGCGACGAGACCCAAGTTTTGAGCAAGGGACGCCAGCTCCTTGCTGAACTTATCGGCCGCGACGATTGGCTGCCAGACCGGTACGCGCAGCCGGATCCGCAGTACTATCAGCAATACTTGCTTCATGCCGATCCGGACGACCGGTTTTCTGTTGTCAGTTTTGTATGGGGTCCTGGCCAGAAAACCCCGATTCACAATCACACGGTCTGGGCCCTCATTGGCATGTTGAGAGGCGGAGAGCGCGCCGAGTCTTTTGAGGTCGGCCTTCCGGGGCAGCCCATGCAGTCGCTCGGAACCCAAGACCTCAATCCAGGAACTGTCGAGAGCCTCTCACCGCGAGTCGGCGATACCCACCGGGTTTCGAACAAGTTCGAGGATCGCGTGTCGATCAGCGTCCATGTCTATGGAGGGAATATCGGACGAATTTCGCGGCACGTCTTCGATCCGAAGACGAGCATGCGCAAGCCATTCGTCTCTGGCTACTCCAATGAAGCCGAGACTTCGCTGTAG
- a CDS encoding H-NS histone family protein encodes MAQTYAQIQKQIATLQQKADVIRAKEVGGVIDRIKVAIAHYELSPEQLFGGRSSTKKTASRGVAKKGGRISYSDGNGNTWGGWGKRPTWLREALAAGKRLEDFQVGTPVANNATKAAKNPSKKTGQKRRPSTVLYRDGAGKSWTGRGPRPRWLKEAIAGGKSLEDLRAS; translated from the coding sequence ATGGCTCAGACTTACGCACAGATTCAGAAGCAAATCGCGACGTTGCAGCAGAAGGCCGATGTCATTCGCGCGAAGGAAGTCGGTGGTGTCATCGATCGCATCAAGGTTGCGATCGCCCATTACGAATTGTCACCTGAGCAACTGTTCGGCGGCAGGAGCTCGACGAAGAAGACCGCCAGCAGAGGCGTGGCCAAGAAAGGCGGACGAATTTCTTACAGCGATGGCAACGGAAACACCTGGGGCGGCTGGGGCAAGCGGCCGACCTGGCTGCGTGAAGCGCTCGCTGCGGGCAAACGCCTGGAAGACTTTCAGGTCGGCACGCCGGTCGCGAACAACGCAACGAAAGCTGCAAAGAATCCGTCGAAGAAGACGGGCCAAAAGCGTCGGCCATCAACCGTGCTATATCGCGACGGCGCGGGTAAGTCCTGGACCGGTCGCGGCCCTCGACCGCGATGGCTGAAGGAAGCCATCGCTGGCGGTAAGTCATTGGAAGATCTGCGGGCCTCCTGA
- a CDS encoding ornithine cyclodeaminase family protein, with protein MRFFDQNATCEALPFKSLIESLRSTFRGGCSVPDRHVHSIKGLTGQGTSLIMPAWNGQYFGVKTVNVFPGNASLSRPALHSTYQLFDANTGVPIAQMDGDVITARRTAAASALAASYLARATAKRLLVVGAGRVASLLPEAYLEVFDLDEIAVWSRDRSKLAAMVQTLRCKGLNVIEAGDLAEGVRRADIVSCATLATIPIVQGAWLRPGSHLDLIGSFTPEMREADDDAFTCAHVFVDTEEALKKSGDLLGPFATGALARSDIRGTLRELCLGIRPWRSDVGVRTIFKSVGTALEDLAAAIQVYEHCDSLPDE; from the coding sequence ATGCGCTTCTTCGATCAGAACGCGACTTGCGAGGCACTTCCGTTCAAGTCCCTGATCGAGAGCTTGCGGTCGACGTTTCGAGGCGGGTGCAGCGTGCCCGATCGGCATGTGCACAGCATCAAGGGGCTCACGGGGCAGGGCACGTCCCTCATCATGCCCGCCTGGAATGGGCAATATTTCGGCGTCAAGACGGTCAACGTGTTTCCCGGCAACGCCTCGTTGAGCAGGCCTGCATTGCATTCCACCTACCAGTTGTTCGACGCGAATACAGGCGTTCCCATTGCCCAGATGGATGGCGATGTGATCACCGCCCGTAGAACGGCGGCAGCGTCAGCGCTGGCAGCGTCCTACCTGGCCCGCGCTACCGCAAAGAGGCTGTTGGTCGTGGGCGCAGGGCGCGTCGCCAGTCTGCTTCCGGAAGCCTACCTCGAGGTGTTCGACCTGGACGAGATTGCCGTGTGGAGCCGAGACCGGTCCAAATTGGCGGCGATGGTCCAAACGCTTCGCTGCAAGGGGTTGAATGTCATCGAGGCGGGTGACTTGGCCGAGGGCGTCCGTCGCGCTGACATCGTCAGCTGCGCCACGCTCGCAACGATCCCCATCGTTCAAGGCGCGTGGCTTCGACCGGGGAGCCATTTGGATCTCATCGGCAGCTTCACGCCGGAAATGCGAGAAGCGGACGATGACGCGTTCACCTGTGCCCACGTGTTCGTGGACACGGAGGAAGCGCTGAAGAAGAGTGGCGATCTCTTGGGACCATTTGCGACTGGTGCGCTTGCAAGATCCGACATTCGCGGGACACTGCGCGAGCTGTGTCTCGGCATTCGGCCTTGGCGATCAGACGTAGGCGTTCGGACCATCTTCAAGTCTGTTGGAACGGCGCTTGAGGATCTAGCAGCTGCAATACAGGTCTACGAACATTGTGATTCGTTGCCTGATGAATAG